Proteins from a single region of Pyrus communis chromosome 6, drPyrComm1.1, whole genome shotgun sequence:
- the LOC137736636 gene encoding TNF receptor-associated factor homolog 1a-like, translated as MAGISSEESGAGRSTEGISSGQRCLSGEALAEWRSSEQVENGTPSTSPPYWDSDDDDDGGPKPSELYGKFTWKIEKFSQINKRELRSNAFEVGGYKWYILIYPQGCDVCNHLSLFLCVANHDKLLPGWSHFAQFTIAVVNKDPKKSKYSDTLHRFWKKEHDWGWKKFMEQSKVLDGFIDADTLIIKAQVQVIREKADRPFRCLDCQYRRELVRVYLTNVEQICRRFVEERRSKLGKLIEDKARWSSFCSFWVGIEQNARRRMSREKMDAVLKVVVKHFFIEKEVTSTLVMDSLYSGLKALEGQTKSKKSKVKLLDAEEMPAPIVHVEKDMFVLVDDVLMLLERAALEPLPPKDEKGPQNRTKDGNSGEDFNKDSVERDERRLTELGRRTVEIFVLAHIFSNKIEVAYHESVALKRQEELIREEEAAWQAESEQKAKRGATEKEKKSKKKQAKQRKNNRKGKDKGREERPDVEAQEKQEEDAVNTPKTTPVTQINLRGFLKPPPTEEMIDYTPDEEEPVLEKLDTVEDVSDMSDSVDGVAEAPPLDSEDRDASPINWDTDTSEVHPPTEASSSGISGLSSVQNGVSERKSPSMMDDSSSTCSTDSVPSVVMNGPYKGNSFSSYKNQKSPSRGKHQRTKATSDGNSWPNEMDSQPSAPVADAGYQNDVSRSSSKAGESESEPAAHSLQDRNKWLEQHVVKEEEVVSLQKKLSIKDEVDLERPLKDKTPAVTSSPGSPPKDVPLNGQLKSESQSNPVVESSPLRKGSSSGAQQTERVVPLTTSPQNNGMSKPQNQNATTPTPAEKAMAHQMPVMSRPSSAPLVPGLRPTSTVVPTVQAQTAPQLARSVSAAGRLGPDPSPATHSYAPQSYRNAILGNHVASGSTGLTHTNSPSSGVSPSPVYSHSLALVSAPMFLPKSSEMMDPSTLKSGFPFGMVTRDVLHNGPQWMDSSQRESSKGMNYDPSSLLNVQNFDYFHPLQGWQREHLATEFPACTSGHHTQGVSADEFPHLDIINDLLDDEHGFGAARGSPVFHSLGNGPGHLSRQFSYPGDLGISNDMGSATSSCRFERTRSYQDDGFQRGYTLGGHFEPLREFTPQAGPLPYVNGQIDGLVPNQWAMAGSDLSQLGMRNTEPDGYPYYNPEYSNMACGVNGYTVFRPANGQ; from the exons ATGGCCGGGATTTCTAGTGAAGAGTCCGGTGCAGGAAGGTCTACGGAGGGGATTTCAAGTGGGCAGCGTTGTCTCTCTGGGGAAGCCTTAGCAGAATGGCGGTCCTCTGAGCAGGTGGAAAATGGAACCCCATCTACTTCGCCCCCTTATTGGGACTCTGATGACGACGATGATGGTG GGCCAAAGCCGTCTGAATTATATGGAAAGTTCACGTGGAAGATAGAGAAATTTTCTCAAATTAACAAAAGGGAACTTCGCAGTAATGCTTTTGAGGTTGGCGGCTACAAGTG GTACATCTTGATCTATCCCCAGGGTTGTGATGTTTGCAATCATCTCTCTTTGTTTCTTTGTGTAGCTAATCATGACAAACTTCTTCCAG GTTGGAGCCATTTTGCTCAGTTTACTATAGCTGTGGTAAATAAAGATCCTAAGAAATCGAAATATTCTG ATACATTACATCGCTTTTGGAAGAAAGAGCATGACTGGGGATGGAAAAAATTCATGGAGCAGTCAAAAGTATTAGATGGGTTTATTGATGCTGACACTCTTATAATAAAGGCGCAAGTCCAAGTCATCAG GGAGAAAGCAGACCGGCCTTTTCGCTGCCTTGATTGTCAATATAGGAGAGAGCTTGTTAGGGTATACTTGACAAATGTAGAGCAAATTTGCCGTCGTTTTGTCGAAGAGAGAAGAAGCAAACTCGGAAAATTGATAGAGGATAAAGCTAGATGGTCAAG CTTCTGCTCCTTCTGGGTGGGAATTGAACAAAATGCCAGGCGCCGTATGTCCAGGGAGAAGATGGATGCAGTCCTGAAAGTAGTCGTTAAGCACTTTTTTATTGAGAAAGAAGTCACATCTACATTGGTAATGGACTCATTGTATAGTGGTTTAAAGGCTCTTGAAGGTCAAACCAAGTCCAAGAAAAGTAAGGTGAAACTATTGGATGCTGAAGAAATGCCAGCACCAATTGTTCATGTAGAGAAAGATATGTTTGTATTGGTGGATGATGTTCTGATGCTACTTGAGAGGGCTGCCTTGGAACCATTACCTCCAAAAGATGAGAAGGGTCCTCAAAATCGTACAAAA GATGGAAATTCTGGAGAGGACTTCAACAAAGATTCTGTTGAGCGGGATGAAAGACGTCTTACGGAATTGGGTCGTAGGACTGTAGAAATATTTGTCCTTGCTCATATTTTCAG CAATAAAATTGAAGTTGCCTATCATGAATCTGTTGCATTGAAGAGGCAAGAGGAACTCATCCGTGAGGAAGAAGCAGCATGGCAGGCTGAAAGTGAGCAGAAGGCAAAGCGAGGAGCTactgaaaaggaaaagaagtccAAGAAAAAACAG GCTAAACAGAGAAAGAACAACCGGAAGGGTAAGGACAAAGGGAGGGAGGAAAGGCCCGATGTAGAAGCACAAgagaaacaagaagaagatgCGGTCAATACACCCAAAACCACACCTGTAACCCAAATCAATTTAAGAGGTTTTTTAAAGCCGCCACCTACTGAAGAAATGATAGACTACACACCGGATGAAGAAGAACCTGTACTCGAAAAGCTGGATACAGTGGAAGATGTATCTGACATGTCTGATTCAGTGGATGGTGTTGCTGAAGCACCTCCGCTTGATTCTGAAGACAGAGATGCTAGTCCAATAAATTGGGATACTGACACATCAGAAGTCCATCCTCCCACAGAAGCCAGTAGCAGTGGTATTAGTGGACTGTCATCTGTGCAAAATGGGGTATCTGAAAGAAAGAGCCCATCTATGATGGACGATAGTTCCTCAACTTGTTCTACAGATTCTGTCCCATCAGTGGTAATGAATGGGCCATATAAGGGGAACTCATTTTCTAGCTACAAAAACCAGAAATCACCTAGCAG GGGGAAACACCAACGCACTAAGGCAACAAGTGATGGGAATAGTTGGCCAAATGAGATGGATAGTCAGCCTTCTGCGCCTGTAGCGGATGCAGGTTATCAGAATGATGTTTCTAGAAGTAGTAGTAAGGCGGGTGAATCTGAGTCAGAGCCTGCTGCTCACTCATTGCAGGATCGGAATAAATGGCTGGAGCAGCATGTTGTTAAG GAGGAAGAAGTTGTATCCCTgcagaaaaaattgagtatcaAAGATGAGGTTGATCTAGAAAGGCCTTTGAAAGACAAGACACCAGCAGTAACATCCTCTCCTGGAAGCCCTCCTAAAGATGTGCCCCTGAATGGTCAGCTGAAGTCAGAGAGCCAGAGTAATCCGGTTGTAGAATCTAGTCCACTCAGAAAAGGATCCTCCAGTGGAGCTCAACAGACTGAGAGAGTGGTACCTTTGACAACTTCACCGCAGAATAATGGCATGTCCAAACCTCAAAATCAGAATGCTACAACTCCAACGCCAGCTGAAAAAGCCATGGCACATCAAATGCCTGTGATGTCTAGGCCTTCCAGTGCTCCTCTTGTTCCTGGTCTGAGGCCTACTTCTACTGTTGTGCCTACAGTTCAAGCTCAAACTGCTCCTCAGCTTGCCCGTTCAGTAAGTGCAGCTGGCCGGTTGGGTCCTGACCCATCACCAGCAACTCATAGTTATGCTCCCCAGTCCTATAGAAACGCCATACTGGGTAACCATGTTGCTTCAGGTTCAACTGGTCTCACACATACTAACTCTCCAAGTTCAGGCGTGAGCCCATCCCCAGTATACTCTCACTCGCTGGCCTTGGTATCTGCCCCAATGTTCTTACCTAAGAGCTCTGAAATGATGGACCCAAGCACACTTAAGTCAGGCTTCCCATTTGGAATGGTAACTCGGGATGTGTTGCATAATGGACCCCAGTGGATGGATAGTTCTCAAAGGGAATCGAGCAAAGGCATGAACTATGATCCTTCCTCCCTGCTTAATGTTCAAAATTTTGACTACTTCCATCCTTTACAAGGTTGGCAAAGGGAACACTTGGCCACTGAGTTCCCAGCCTGTACATCCGGGCACCATACCCAAGGTGTATCGGCTGATGAGTTCCCACACCTTGACATCATCAATGATCTGCTTGATGATGAACATGGCTTTGGTGCAGCTAGAGGAAGCCCTGTATTCCACTCCTTGGGTAACGGGCCAGGCCACTTAAGTCGGCAATTTTCTTACCCTGGTGATTTGGGCATATCTAACGACATGGGTTCTGCAACCAGCTCTTGTAGGTTTGAGAGAACACGGAGTTACCAAGATGACGGGTTCCAGAGGGGCTACACATTAGGGGGCCACTTCGAACCACTTAGGGAATTTACTCCGCAAGCTGGTCCGCTGCCTTATGTGAATGGGCAGATTGATGGGTTAGTTCCTAACCAGTGGGCAATGGC